One Terriglobales bacterium genomic window carries:
- the rpmI gene encoding 50S ribosomal protein L35, whose translation MPKLKTHSGAKKRFKKTGTGRVKRASAFTRHILTSKNRKRKRQLDMPTMVSKADQPKIKRMIPY comes from the coding sequence ATGCCGAAACTCAAGACCCATTCCGGCGCCAAGAAGCGCTTCAAGAAGACCGGGACCGGACGCGTCAAGCGCGCCAGTGCGTTCACCCGTCACATCCTGACTTCCAAGAATCGCAAGCGGAAGCGCCAGCTCGACATGCCGACCATGGTCTCCAAGGCCGACCAGCCGAAGATCAAGCGCATGATCCCGTACTAA